A single region of the Plasmodium reichenowi strain SY57 chromosome 9, whole genome shotgun sequence genome encodes:
- a CDS encoding putative exported protein (Plasmodium exported protein, unknown function), protein MVFCKDNKKKGSNKKFNVNSVVEDDICLTKNEKIRKGKLCYKMNLLRFLLSKTSFVILLFLYIFFVQRFHILTEKEGKESNINSERETYNHQEDHTNLRNLAERIDQPLQEHLENSKEEDEHGFRMLLQNMNPEFSHDEDENHVNNKSEEEINDDILRALKILKGVEKTWYEKCLKERIRYWEVKRGFWNDIEDITWNDLYFGPLTRDMDIEWKKNIWSIWMDNVYKQMWKEDIKDARHFKTRIKRAYTYQEIKNRFHQKEKGLNEKKANIINQWNIFITKCVEEWKKEKTRRTKRQIPLCLQQIKGNGYPI, encoded by the exons atgGTCTTTTGTAAagataataagaaaaaagggtcaaacaaaaaatttaatgTGAACAGCGTTGTAGAAGATGATATATGTTTGACTaagaatgaaaaaattagGAAAGGAAAattatgttataaaatGAACTTATTAAGGTTCCTTTTAAGTAAAACCTCTTTTGTAAtacttctttttttgtatattttttttgtacaa AGATTTCATATCTTGACCGAGAAGGAAGGAAAGGAGAGCAATATTAATAGCGAGAGGGAGACGTATAATCATCAAGAGGATCATACAAATTTAAGAAATCTAGCTGAACGTATTGATCAACCATTACAGGAGCATTTAGAAAATTCGAAGGAAGAAGATGAACATGGATTTAGAATGTTGTTGCAGAATATGAATCCTGAATTTTCACatgatgaagatgaaaatcatgttaataataaatcggaagaagaaataaatgatgatatttTAAGAGCTTTAAAAATACTTAAAGGTGTTGAAAAGACATGGTATGAGAAATGTTTAAAAGAAAGAATAAGATATTGGGAAGTTAAAAGAGGCTTTTGGAATGATATAGAAGATATCACGTGGaatgatttatattttggTCCTTTAACTAGAGATATGGATATTgaatggaaaaaaaatatatggaGTATTTGGATGgataatgtatataaacaaatgtggaaagaagatataaaaGACGCTAGACATTTTAAAACTAGAATTAAAAGAGCTTATACTTATCAAGAGATTAAAAATAGATTTCatcaaaaagaaaaaggattaaatgaaaaaaaagcaAACATTATTAATCAGtggaatatatttataacgAAATGTGTAGAAGAAtggaaaaaagaaaaaacacGAAGAACGAAAAG GCAAATACCTTTATGTCTTCAACAAATTAAAGGAAATGGATATcctatataa
- a CDS encoding gametocytogenesis-implicated protein produces MVKQLDEENIFTMLEERNENNENNEDNENNGYNQNNEYDQNNEYDQNNEYDQNNEYDQNNEYGQNNEYGQNNEYGQNNDYNQNNEYNQNNEYNQNNEYNQNNEYNQNNGCNQNNGCNQNNGYNLNNGYNQYSDNIENNENILNNGFFDSATNNNNMNILGGVREPIQLESRGFFINDRNNNTSRILVNVDHNNVPINSLNGTNHLLGIPNDINMDSLIQTILLASSLIINASARAAATNNRNTINSNALTSDGEETMEEIMDYDMEEIDLNENSDFIHDGNPLGEYSNMEYELLNGVSASTDFSDYHSVVEEDLINFNDDVNLETQSMIAHGGSLSGIEESGELSSEVDRLLSSSESTPRDDVVYIRGDIILEEDEIIIENGEIILNNTDELFEYVPEMLDNEDLLEDREHVFEYNISVANENTTNQNSYNFNAPQDNTLANYNISRFLQSYGTTTPNTQHNISIQRDGHTLRSDTNIYDRINGPSIRENSLYPGSFEMAQYADEYQMGHTIADGFLY; encoded by the exons atggtaAAACAGTTGGAcgaagaaaatatattcacCATGTTAGAAGAAAGGAATGAAAAcaatgaaaataatgaagataacGAAAATAATGGatataatcaaaataatgaGTATGATCAAAATAATGAGTATGATCAAAATAATGAGTATGATCAAAATAATGAGTATGATCAAAATAATGAGTATGGTCAAAATAATGAGTATGGTCAAAATAATGAGTATGGTCAAAATAATGATTACAATCAAAATAATGAGtataatcaaaataatgagtataatcaaaataatgagtataatcaaaataatgagtataatcaaaataatgGATGTAATCAAAATAATGGATGTAATCAAAATAATGGATATAATCTAAATAATGGATATAATCAATATAGTGATAATATAGAAAacaatgaaaatattttaaataatggATTTTTTGATTCTGCGactaataataacaacatGAATATATTAGGAGGAGTAAGGGAGCCAATACAATTAGAGTCAAGGggtttttttattaatgaTAGAAACAATAATACCAGTAGAATATTGGTAAATGTAGACCATAATAATGTACCAATAAATTCATTGAATGGCACAAATCATCTTTTGGGTATTCCTAACGATATAAATATGGATTCATTGATACAGACTATACTTTTAGCTTCTAGTTTGATAATTAAT GCGTCCGCAAGAGCTGCAGCTACGAATAATAGAAATACAATAAACTCAAACGCATTGACATCCGACGGAGAAGAAACTATGGAAGAAATAATGGATTATGACATGGAAGAAATTGATTTAAATGAAAACTCCGATTTTATACATGATGGTAACCCCTTGGGAGAATATTCAAATATGGAATATGAACTTTTAAATGGAGTTTCTGCTAGTACAGATTTCTCAGATTATCATAGTGTTGTGGAAGAAgatttaattaattttaatgatGATGTTAATTTAGAAACACAATCCATGATAGCACATGGAGGTTCTTTGTCAGGAATAGAAGAAAGTGGAGAATTATCTTCAGAAGTTGATAGATTACTATCATCAAGCGAAAGTACTCCAAGAGATGATGTTGTATATATACGAGGTGATATTATATTAGAAGAGgatgaaataataatagaaaatggtgaaataatattaaataatactgatgaattatttgaatatGTACCTGAAATGTTGGATAATGAAGATTTATTAGAAGATAGAGAACATGtttttgaatataatatatctgTAGCAAATGAAAATACAACAAATcaaaattcatataatttcaATGCACCACAAGATAATACATTAgcaaattataatatatctagATTTTTACAAAGTTATGGTACAACTACTCCTAATACTCaacataatatatcaataCAACGAGATGGACATACATTAAGATCAGACACTAATATTTACGATAGAATTAATGGCCCTTCTATACGTGAAAATTCATTATATCCAGGGAGCTTTGAAATGGCTCAATATGCTGACGAATACCAAATGGGACATACTATAGCTGATGggtttttatattaa
- a CDS encoding cytoadherence linked asexual protein 9 → MIIWFIQPTIFYIIFILARNIQCTYKRDNINEIKSILDNGELYNSLSNLENLLLQTLEQDELKIPIMKGDLDKYLNMANFKILNVSNADGAEKSYIIPTPNCSANDIVKYEHTLKTQITLEYKPEISDILKRKNIVVRTLKIIKFMQTPMNAYKNTNNIKQSLLEMNKLFTNKEKKLNEHTINALRLRDRIFNTNKLTHRAIKKGISTYMPIEMKSDIIDYDDLLFTNHPSIELMENLDKLANYYHIGIFNMIGSHYIAVGHFITLKLALKNYKKYFEIGSLKYLNWQSILKFNQLDRFKVLDLICDESGLYEGQMKRREQYLKNNIFSTSEECSVLEFLIHHMNKYQMVLYSNVHKLSLNVQILLENKHLKEKFLQFMCRSRKECNIYESERFKQEQEKGVEFHDNNNYKFSQENDPASKVVDPFNMFINYFYFIKYYSVFNSDHIIYMHLLNFVGILNGNNDAYVSSLYLPGYYNAIQLSYKDQVGLKDLYQNLVKCVEKCYMRNRKNRSFSHRIASIFRHKKFDSSKCSICEGTLLYINNQSQDKMSMAQKFYIYVTKILKVNNISFFITNMDIYEDYSNYLMHDLNWYTFLFLFRMTTYKDIPNYSISNAMYLSIKDEDDTKRTMVTFHWIPSTIKRMHNHRIRKYVSIYLLEELEKLIDNKLIEKVKKCITFLIHLNAFLQLDFFNYLNETPANLQHPFPLSMMIESRFKDWFIQYLTGFFFINYDDSNTRYNMPENMKRGTFIPPKYSKWNIHLKRFIDEAFFMYFNQKHALTLFKYHNPYNISNKIMLMRDTFELYTKNYDQLIFGADIMLLRKTFSSTPMSTKVWDRVKYFFHNIIGNPINYYKHGLIYGYTLNKPMLKEVVNDFFVIYKMNKDLFSGTSFLQTVYLLFKKIQGTYFSHRRNDDVSMNNIFMFNVEKNYSKMNKANREREIHESMASRFFAKTLFTVFQMMFVIQISNDVDKLDRIYGKADMLRLSVHDEPFLRFAYAYYGSMYDKLTNVFFPMHIKKPTIQLKYGKTFIMANLYYLCSVLFSMYNLNNLGLLCEYQAVGSSNFHSYKKMSQFIDKKFIPLVFYTLKARTANVLKASAWYNMVLNDFSVAEMASPWPYLGYYMGGNMLYRNILYFPNHLPEELRKQTKGVELPQPEYEPSVHSIDWQVGYAISHGLSLSFFTYGLVRAYAYFENVIFFLRNSIRIFDRFYSVLENYVCMYIKRLFNKLTVDKLLKAMSRAYTSTKKEGAYEEAMVSRVRNKENVVKEVQEDKETDITPLPTFDIMDFKQNTNYMYNDNEDYFDDLDDNEQFLNSKDLLYYDDGIDRTKRYELIP, encoded by the exons aTGATAATTTGGTTTATTCAACCAACgattttttacataatttttatcttAGCACGAAATATACAATGTACCTACAAAAgagataatataaatgaaataaaaagcATATTAGACAATGGTGAGTTATATAATAGCTTAAGCAATTTAGAAAATCTGTTATTGCAGACATTAGAACAAGATGAATTAAAGATTCCAATAATGAAAGGTGATCTTGATAAGTATTTAAATATGGcaaattttaaaatactTAATGTATCAAATGCTGATGGAGCAGAAAAGTCATATATAATACCTACACCTAATTGTAGTGCTAATGATATAGtaaaatatgaacataCCTTAAAAACTCAAATAACTCTAGAATATAAACCTGAAATATCTGATATTcttaaaaggaaaaatattgttgtcagaacattaaaaataataaaatttatgCAAACACCAATGAATgcttataaaaatacaaataacATAAAACAATCTTTATTAGAAATGAATAAACTTTTTacaaataaagaaaaaaaattaaacgAACATACTATTAATGCATTAAGACTCAGAGACAGGATATTCAATACCAATAAATTAACTCATAGAGCTATTAAAAAGGGTATTTCTACATATATGCCAATAGAAATGAAATCTGATATAATTGATTATGATGATCTTTTATTTACGAATCATCCAAGTATTGAACTTATGGAAAATCTAGATAAATTAGCGAATTACTATCATATAGgaatatttaatatgatTGGTTCACATTATATAG cTGTTGGGCATTTTATTACTTTAAAATTAGCTCtaaagaattataaaaagtattTTGAAATAGGAAGTTTGAAATATCTTAACTGGCAGagtattttaaaatttaatcAATTAGATAGATTTAAAGTGTTAGATTTGATTTGTGATGAAAGTGGTTTGTATGAAGGACAAATGAAAAGAAGAGAACaatatttaaagaataatatattttccacATCAGAAGAATGTTCCGTTTTAGAGTTTTTAATACatcatatgaataaatatcaAATGGTATTATATAGTAATGTGCATAAATTAAGTTTAAATGTACAGATAttattagaaaataaaCATTTAAAAGAGAAATTTTTACAATTTATGTGTAGAAGTAGAAAGGAgtgtaatatatatgaaagTGAAAGATTTAAACAAGAACAAGAAAAGGGTGTAGAATTTCATGATAATAACAACTATAAATTTTCACAAGAAAATGATCCTGCTTCAAAAGTAGTTGATCCatttaatatgtttataaattatttttattttataaaatattacagTGTTTTTAATAGTgatcatattatatatatgcatcttttaaattttgTTGGAATTTTAA ATGGAAATAATGATGCATATGTAAGTTCCTTATACTTACCAGGATATTATAATG CCATTCAGCTTTCTTATAAAGATCAGGTTGGATTGAAGGACTTATATCAAAATCTTGTAAAat GTGTTGAAAAATGTTATATGagaaatagaaaaaatagGTCATTTTCTCACAGAATTGCTTCAATTTTTCGTCATAAGAAATTTGATAGTTCAAAATGTAGTATTTGTGAAGGAACcctattatatataaata ATCAATCTCAGGATAAAATGTCTATGGCACagaaattttatatatatgtaacaaaaatattaaaagtaaataatataagcTTCTTTATAACAAATATGGATATTTATGAGGATTATAGTAATTACTTAATGCACGATTTAAATTGGTATACctttttattcttatttagAATGACAACATATAAAg ATATACCTAATTATAGTATTTCGAATGCCATGTATTTAAGTATAAAAGATGAAGACGATACAAAAAGAACTATGGTTACCTTCCATTGGATACCTTCAACTATAAAAAGAATGCATAATCATCgtataagaaaatatgtatctatatatttattagaag AATTGGAAAAGCTAATTGATAATAAATTGATAGAGAAGgttaaaaaatgtataacATTCTTAATACATCTAAATGCATTTTTACAGTTAGATTTCTTTAACTATTTAAACGAAACACCTGCAAATCTTCAACATCCTTTCCCTCTAAGTATGATGATAGAATCTAGATTTAAAGATTGGTTTATTCAATATCTCACTggtttcttttttataaattatgatgatTCAAATACAAGATATAACATGCCTGAAAATATGAAACGAGGTACTTTTATACCACCGAAATATAGTAAATGGAACATTCACTTAAAAAGATTTATTGATGAAGCTTTTTTCATGTATTTTAATCAAAAACATGCCCTAACCTTGTTCAAATATCATAACCCATATAATATAAGTAATAAGATTATGCTAATGAGAGATAcatttgaattatatacaaaaaattatgatcAACTTATCTTTGGAGCTGATATTATGCTTTTAAGAAAAACATTTTCATCTACTCCCATGTCTACAAAAGTATGGGATAGagttaaatattttttccataATATTATTGGAAACCCTATCAACTATTACAAACATGGACTTATATATGGATATACCTTAAATAAACCTATGTTAAAAGAAGTGGTAAATgatttttttgttatttataaaatgaataaagATTTATTTTCAGGAACCTCTTTCTTACAAACAGTCTATCTTctctttaaaaaaatacaagGTACCTATTTTTCTCACAGAAGAAATGATGATGTG agtatgaataatattttcatgtttaatgtagaaaaaaattattctaAAATGAACAAAGCAAACAGAGAAAGAGAGATTCATGAGTCTATGGCATCCAGGTTTTTTGCAAAAACTTTATTTACAGTATTTCAAATGATGTTCGTTATACAAATAAGTAATGATGTAGATAAACTTGATAGAATATATGGTAAAGCAGACATGTTGCGTTTATCTGTACACGATGAACCTTTCTTACGTTTTGCCTATGCTTACTATGGAAGTATGTATGATAAATTAACAAATGTCTTTTTCCCAATGCATATAAAAAAACCAACCATCCAACTCAAATATGGAAAAACATTTATTATGGCtaatttgtattatttatgttcaGTTCTTTTCTCCATGTacaatttaaataatttagGTCTTCTATGTGAATATCAAGCCGTAGGAAGTTCAAATTTCCATTcctataaaaaaatgtcaCAGTTTattgataaaaaatttataccATTAGTGTTTTATACACTTAAGGCAAGAACAGCAAACGTGTTGAAAGCATCTGCATGGTATAATATGGTTCTTAATGATTTTAGTGTTGCAGAAATGGCATCACCTTGGCCATATTTAGGGTATTATATGGGAGgtaatatgttatatagaaatattcTATATTTTCCAAATCACCTACCTGAAGAATTGAGAAAACAAACAAAAGGTGTAGAATTACCACAACCAGAATATGAACCTTCTGTTCATAGTATTGATTGGCAAGTAGGCTATGCCATTAGTCATGGTTTGTCCCTTTCGTTTTTTACATATGGTTTAGTGAGAGCATATGCTTATTTTGAAAATgttatattctttttaagAAACTCTATCCGTATTTTTGATAGATTTTATTCAGTATTAGAAAATTATGTGTGCATGTACATTAAAAGATTATTCAATAAATTGACGGTTGATAAATTACTCAAGGCTATGTCAAGAGCATATACATCTACTAAAAAGGAAGGTGCTTACGAAGAAGCAATGGTATCAAGAGTTCgtaataaagaaaatgtaGTGAAGGAAGTACAAGAGGATAAAGAAACTGACATTACTCCTCTTCCAACGTTTGATATAATGGATTTTAAACAAAAtacaaattatatgtataatgataatgaagaTTATTTTGATGATTTAGATGATAATGAACAATTTTTAAATAGTAAAGATCTTCtatattatgatgatgGTATAGATAGAACGAAACGTTATGAATTAATTCCTTT
- a CDS encoding ring-exported protein 1 (part of same gene as PRSY57_0934000A~gap found within coding sequence), translating to EVKTQAEKDALKSTTTNEHTQEVKTQAEKDALAKTENQNVELLTQAEKDALSKKESETPKGLSTSDKNTTENQLNGEAQSEVKPQWQKDYWKSKNESQTETNNTWQKDSWKKKTEEPQNTETQQEVKSPYEKYSYIKETKPQNDKYTFNKEIKPQNEKYTYNPKVKAENTEPEKSLLESSVFN from the coding sequence AGAAGTAAAAACACAAGCTGAAAAAGACGCATTAAAATCAACCACTACAAATGAACACACACAAGAAGTAAAAACACAAGCTGAAAAAGACGCATTAGCAAAAACAGAAAATCAAAATGTTGAATTACTTACTCAAGCTGAAAAAGATGCATTATCAAAAAAAGAATCTGAAACTCCAAAAGGTTTATCAACATCAGATAAAAACACAACGGAAAACCAACTAAATGGAGAAGCACAATCAGAAGTAAAACCACAATGGCAAAAAGACTATTGGAAATCAAAAAATGAATCACAAACAGaaacaaataatacatGGCAAAAAGATTcttggaaaaaaaaaacagaaGAACCACAAAATACAGAAACTCAACAAGAAGTAAAATCCccatatgaaaaatattcatatattaaagaaaCTAAACCacaaaatgataaatacACATTCAACAAAGAAATAAAACcacaaaatgaaaaatacACATACAACCCAAAAGTAAAAGCTGAAAATACTGAACCAGAAAAATCATTATTAGAAAGTTCCGTATTTAATTAA
- a CDS encoding ring-exported protein 1 (part of same gene as PRSY57_0934000B~gap found within coding sequence), translated as MAGYSSNEEEPPKEEKKISKLEDMQSPFDYKRFFRKYTIFAPFILVYFTIMFFVNSTVQNGTMLLNSIKENANSKLPALLWNKIRGKGKDNEVNFEDKKMIEGNKCGSEDEHNKHKKRKVDNQEDDYDVNEYGNPKIGAPYKSEEELAEQQNYDEEHHGDYDNEDNNEYHGKSNVEKNKDYPEQGQKDEEKEKEAKKKAEEFEKRKQLHEEEKKKARETQLALHKKLQEQLQRLKEQEKKKVEHQKLIHKIKTQGDVHPAVQKVLNKYHQKEKDEEQQILKIRDLQVQLRHIQQKIQNLKSTNNGQPKTKDEYLQLKDLQKEYYDKEQDEQNMIEHLENLQGEMQYIFEELQVVYDENQAKTAQAKDEQHELKPQAEKDASK; from the exons ATGGCTGGATATAGTAGTAATGAAGAGGAACCTCCAAAggaagaaaagaaaatctCTAAATTGGAAGATATGCAAAGCCCATTTGATTATAAAAGATTTTTTCGTAAGTACACAATCTTTGCTCCCTTTATTCTTGTGTACTTTACCATAATGTTTTTTGTTAATTCGACTGTGCAAAATGGTACAATG TTATTAAATTCTATAAAGGAGAATGCCAACTCGAAACTTCCTGCTTTATTGTGGAATAAAATAAGAGGGAAGGGAAAGGATAATGAAGTAAATTTTGAAGATAAGAAAATGATAGAAGGTAACAAATGTGGCAGTGAAGATGAGCAcaataaacataaaaaaagaaaagtaGACAATCAAGAAGATGATTATGATGTTAATGAATATGGAAATCCCAAAATTGGTGCTCCATACAAGAGCGAAGAAGAACTTGCAGAACAACAAAATTATGATGAAGAACATCACGGAGATTATGATAATGAAGACAATAACGAATATCATGGAAAATCCAatgtagaaaaaaataaagattaTCCAGAACAGGGACAAAAAGAcgaagaaaaagaaaaagaagcaaaaaaaaaagcggaagaatttgaaaaaagaaaacaactacatgaagaagaaaaaaaaaaagctaGAGAAACACAACTAGCcttacataaaaaattacaagAACAATTACAACGATTAAAagaacaagaaaaaaagaaagtgGAACACCaaaaattaatacataaaattaaaacacAAGGTGATGTACATCCAGCAGTGCAAAAAGTACTTAACAAGTATCatcaaaaagaaaaagatgaaGAACAACAGATACTTAAAATAAGAGACTTACAAGTACAATTACGTCATATCCAAcaaaaaattcaaaatCTCAAATCTACTAATAATGGCCAACCAAAAACGAAAGATGAGTATTTACAATTAAAAGATCTacaaaaagaatattatgataaagAACAGGATGAACAAAATATGATAGAACACTTAGAAAACTTACAAGGAGAAATGCAATACATATTTGAAGAATTACAAGTTGTATATGATGAAAACCAAGCAAAAACAGCGCAAGCAAAAGACGAACAACATGAATTGAAACCACAAGCTGAAAAAGACGCATCAAAA
- a CDS encoding ring-exported protein 2, translating to MKMNLADIFSSGKESFLSLKHTLGSSKFSPLKPCEGLECLPQVLFLYVIFLLVCTGIFVHNKNKLKKKQRLTNMNDSYDAKNSGCAEQYDQQEHQEYHHEKSHNNGQNSKVHKDSFQNNSSQNPVHKSKVENQKVPVAQGSQHKSATVNA from the exons atgaaaatgaaTTTAGCTGATATTTTTAGTTCTGGTAAAGAatcttttttatctttaaaGCATACTTTAGGATCTAGTAAATTTTCTCCACTGAAACCATGTGAAGGCCTTGAGTGTTTACCACaagtattatttttgtacgttatatttcttttagTATGTACAGGAATTTTTGTTcataataagaataag cttaaaaaaaaacaaagaTTAACAAATATGAATGATTCATATGATGCAAAAAATTCAGGATGCGCAGAACAGTATGATCAACAAGAACATCAGGAATATCATCATGAAAAATCTCATAATAATGGACAAAATTCAAAAGTACATAAAGATTCTTTTCAAAATAACAGTTCACAAAACCCTGTACATAAGTCAAAAGTAGAAAATCAAAAAGTACCTGTGGCACAAGGGTCACAACATAAAAGTGCAACAGTGAACgcttaa
- a CDS encoding early transcribed membrane protein: MRILKVLTLLVFLLCINVFSPCYTKNGFLSRIKDRFTKFEKKMKNKENKKKLLMSASILGLALLTNLIAGFAYYNYRKNRTNQAPEFPQEESRRRAKETKEIIDEINIRSEKQMAKNFRMGNEIIPRLKEVMTSIENEGKKKNLDLTQDDIADMSYFIFKNLFHLSETWKKNPTLIPID; this comes from the coding sequence ATGAGGATTTTAAAAGTATTAACCCTTTTAGTATTTCTATTGTGCATCAATGTTTTCTCACCATGTTACACAAAGAATGGATTCCTTTCCAGGATTAAGGACCGATTTACTAAGTttgagaaaaaaatgaagaataaggaaaacaagaaaaaacTTCTTATGTCTGCATCAATTCTAGGATTAGCTCTTCTAACTAATCTAATAGCTGGTTTTGCTTACTACAATTACAGAAAAAACCGAACAAATCAAGCTCCTGAATTTCCTCAAGAAGAATCAAGAAGAAGAGCAAAAGAAACAAAGGAAATAATTGatgaaattaatattaGATCAGAAAAACAAATGGCAAAGAATTTTAGAATGGGAAATGAAATAATACCAAGATTAAAAGAAGTTATGACATCTATTGAAAATGAAggtaagaaaaaaaatttagaTCTTACTCAAGATGATATTGCTGATATGTcttatttcatatttaaaaatttattcCATCTTTCCGAAACatggaaaaaaaatccCACCTTAATTCCAATAGATTAA
- a CDS encoding exported protein (hyp11), which yields MLTVILKILVVSLLIWKLSYSNDTRQLDSFSSIQKNILSYDMLIIRNERILSEHDENDWRNEFSVVLNLKNIPQEQQLGEQQEPEYIYQLNDLCKRASEYWKNAISDMEEEYKEHTKHMDQNWTKDMWNREWVKYLRRVYGHILSDINDPSLTLVDKEYIVNIWITWTRKDFRFFLEYTKESWEDQEEIPN from the exons atgttaactgttattttaaaaatattagtTGTGTCTCTTTTAATATGGAAATTGAGTTATTCCAACGATACCAG GCAACTTGACAGCTTTTCTTcaatacaaaaaaatattttatccTATGATATGCTTATCATAAGAAATGAGAGGATTTTATCTGAACATGACGAAAATGATTGGAGAAATGAATTTTCTGTCGTTCTTAATCTTAAAAATATTCCACAAGAACAACAATTAGGAGAACAACAAGAACcagaatatatttatcaatTGAACGATTTATGTAAAAGGGCATCGGAATATTGGAAAAATGCTATAAGCGATATGgaagaagaatataaaGAACATACAAAACATATGGATCAAAATTGGACTAAGGATATGTGGAATCGTGAATGGgtaaaatatttaagaaGAGTTTATGGGCATATATTATCTGATATAAATGATCCTAGTCTTACTTTAGTTgataaagaatatattgtaaatatatgGATAACTTGGACCAGGAAGGATTTCAGATTTTTCTTAGAATATACTAAGGAATCATGGGAAGACCAAGAAGAGATACctaattaa